CCTGCTTTCATAAGGGAGAGTTCAAGTTTGGTTTTCACAAAGTTCATGGGGCAGGCAACTCCTCGGAGATCTTTTATTCGTTTTCTTTCTTTCTTTTCCTCTTTTGTTTCTGTTAGTATTTTCTCTTGCATTTGGGAGGAAGATATTTTGTTCTTGGATTCAATATGAAACTGGAAATTACTATCCATGGCATCATAAAGCTTTTTTACTTTTTCGGATAACTCAATGATTTCATTTTTTAACTGGATTACCTCGCTTTTATCTTCCGTTAAAATGATGTTAAGAAAATTTTTAAATTTTTCGTCAATGTAGCCGCTTTCTATGAAGTGGGTAATAAAGGCTTTTACTATATCTTTGAAATTTTCAGCCTCTACTCCTCGGGTAATCAAAAGCATTCTGCTTGAATAGTAGGCCAATTCTTTTATGAAAAGGACAAGCTCTTCTTTATTTTCTGTTGTCTCAACTTTTTCTCTAAATTCTCTTATTTTTTCCAGATCTTTTTCTATGAAGTCAAAGAATCCGGCAGAGCATTCTCCGGTAGATCGTTCTACCAGGCTGAAGAGAGTATCACTTCCCCAATCGAAGTAGTAGTTTTTATCTTCTCTGAAGGAGGGGACAGTGTAGCGGTGAAGGAGATTTTTTATAGTTTCTTTATTGTTCTCAAAAAAGTGTGTAAAATTTTCGTGGTTGTCAAGATTTCTTGAATATATTTCCAATAAGGAAGCCAGAAAATGGGGAAGATCTCTTGCACTTATTTCTCCTACTTTTTGGGCAAAATAAAGTCCTTCGGGAGTATTTCTATGGCCTGCGAGCACATAATAGGCAGGGTAAAGCTTGTCATCCTTTCTTGCTGCAAAACCATAAAAACCTATATCGCCAAGCCAATGTTGTCCGCATGCATTTGGACATCCTGAGATTCTGATAATGGGAAATTGAGTGTCCTTAATCTTCTCTTTAAAATTTTCTAATCTTGAAAGGACTTCTTTTGCTAGTTCTCTAGATAAGCAGAGCCCAAGTTTACATGTATCTGCTCCAGCACATACTGTGGTGTGGGTGGTAAAATAAGGTATCGTGGAAAAATTCTCTTTATAGAAGAGGTAAAATTGAGGGAGGGCATCTTGAGGTATATTTCTTACTAAAATATCCTGCATGGTGGTAAGTCTGATTACATTTTCCCCATAGTTTGACAGAAAATTCGCTGTTTTCTCGAAAAGATCCGAATCAATGTCTCCTAACAGAAGCGGATATTTGATGGCATAAAGATCCTTCTGTTTTTGAGGGAAAACAAACCTCTCTTTCCATTTTTCAAAGTCCTTTTTTTCTTGTGGTTGCAATGATTTTGATTGTATAGGGATATTTTCTGCTTTGTTTTCAATCTCCACTGGCTTTATGATGAAATTGTCGTCTTTTTTTACTTCTTCATAATAAGAATCAAAAAGAGTTTTAAATTTTTCGCCACCAATTTCCTCCCATAAAAATCTTAAACGCGCCTTGTGTCTGTTTTTTCTATTTCCATGATGGAAAAAGAGTCTTTTGATAGCTTCTGCCACATAGCCAACTTCTTCAGCCAAGATAAAATCGAGAAATTTTTTTGCAGGAGCCGATTTTGCACCCATTCCACCAGCGGTATATACCTCAAATCCCTTAGCGCCTTCTTTTTGTTTTGCGATGAAACCAACATCGGCAATTTTTGCATAGCCGTTGTCTGCTTCATATGAAGAAAAATTTATCTTAAATTTTCTCGGAAGGTTCCAACTGTTATCATGTCGGATCATTATCTCGGTTAAGCTTATAGCATACGGAGTCACATCAAAAACTTCTTTTTCATTTATGCCAGAATCAGCGGGAGCCACAATGTTTCTCACCGTGTTGCCACCACCCCCTCTTGTAGAAAGCCCTGCAGCATAAAGTTCTCTGAGAATTTCTGGAACTTTTGAAATATCTTCTATGGAGTGGATCTGGATTTCTTGTCGCGTGGTAATATGAACTCTTCCACTTCCATATTTTTTAGCTACTTTTGCGATTATTTTCATCTGGGATGGTGTGATCAAACCTGCAGGACAACGAACACGTATCATGTAGGTGTCACTTATTCTTTGTTCGTATATCCCGAAGGCAACTCTTTTAGCGCGGAACTTCACGGGATCAATTTCTTCTCTTGTCTTTTTTTGTATAAAAGTTTCAAGCTCCTCAATCTCAGTAACAAGCTTTTCTGGAATGCGATAACCAACCATACCGTTCTCCTCCTTTAGATAAGTTTATACTTTTCCTCTTTTGGAGTTTCCTCTTCTAGCCGGAAAATCTTAAAAATGGGTTTTCTCGTGGAAAGAGAGACGATCGCGTACAATAAACTTTTATCATACGCAAGTTTTCTATCTTCTTCTGACATTCTTGCTGGTGTAGAAGGGTGACTATGATATACCCCTATGATTTTTAAACCCATATTTCTTACCTTTTTGTGAACATCAAATTGTTCTTTTGGATCAAAAGAAAAATGTTCAGAACTTTTATCGATATTTGTCATTTCAAAAACTTCTGTTATAGTATTTTCTTTTCCGGCCATATAGCCGCAAGCCTCCAGTGGGAGATCTCTTCTTGCATGTTGTATGATTTTATTATAAACGTCTTTACTCAAAAATAAGATATTTTCCTTGTTCTTGCTCTTGAAAAACCAGTAACCAAATAGGGAGAATACTATAGTATAGTGGAGGATAAACTGTAACCATTCTGGTTTTGAGTACCAGCCGAGGAGGATATTGAGAGGTAGGCCAAATAGTCCCTGCTTATGGTCAAGAATTGTACTGGAAAGGTCAAAAACCTTTATCAAAAGGGGATGGTGTTTATCAATGAGATGAAGAGTTTTTAAAGAGGCAAGCATTTCGTGAACTCCATAGCCTGCCAGATAACCTGCTTGAATGATGAGGTAAACGAGTGTTATGGCCAATATTGTTTCAATTTTTACTTTCATGATTGAGAAATAGACGGCAACAGAGAGAAAGAGCGCCAGAAGGATCCCGATAAAGATAGATAACCAGTGATACTGACCGGCAAAAGAAAATAACACAATTTCCACTCCCTCTCTTGCCACAAGGAAAAAGGAGACAAGGAAAATTCCTCCAGGTGAAAGGTGTAAGGAAGCCTTATTCTCCACATACTTTTTTATCTCGCTTCCATGGTTAATCATCCACCGGATGAATGAGATGATCAGACTTACGGCAACGAGGCTCGCGAGGCTTTCCCAGAACTTTCCGAATTCATCAATTCTCTTAACTTGCAGATTTATAATAAATAGGAAGAACCCGAGAAACAGTGAGAAAAGAATACTGGAAACAAACCCATAGATTACTTCGCGAGTTAAGTGTTTATTGTTGGTTTTTTCCAAAAATCTAAAAATTAAAATCAGTATCAAAAAGGCTTCCAAGCCTTCTCGGAAAGAAACTATAATTCCTGAAAATAAATTTTGCATGGTATTCCTCCTTTGCATTTGCTCTCTTTTCCAATATCTTTAACAACTACAAGCATCTTTTTCCCTCACAATGTGATACCCTTCTCTGAATAAGAAGAGGGAGACCAATAACGCTAAAAACGGATCCAGTTGCCATATCCCCCACAGATAATTAGTCCCTAATCCAATCAAGATAATTGCTGACAGGAATATACAGGCGAGGGTTTCTTTTGAGTCTCCTATTAAACTTTTGCTTTGAAGCAACTTCCCTGTTTTATATTTCTGGTAATATAAAATTGGCATGATAAGAAGGGAAAGAATAAGTATGGTAAGACCTCCTGCTGTTGGCTGGGGGATTTCTTTAAAAACTAATTTTTTTATCACATCAACCAGAACATAAGCTCCAAAGATAAAGAATGTCCAGCCAACAAGGGTTATAGCCTGTTTTTCTTTTTTTTCATTTTCTTCAGCACTCATGTTGTGTGACCCATAGAATCTCCATAATATGACAAATCCCGATAATGATTCAGCAAAGCTATCAAGCCCAAAACTTACTAAAGCCACACTTTTTGCAATATTTCCAAAAAGAATCGACAAAACACCTTCAAGAAGATTGTAGATTACCGTAAACAGAGCAAGCCCAAAAGCCTTTCTCTTTAACTTTTGAAGAGAATCAATTGACACTGGTATCCTCCTTATTTTTCGATGGTGACTTTAAAGATACCCTGTCCCATATCTTCGATGGAAATAACCCTGTACCCCTGCTCTTCACACGAGCGAGGGACGTTGTCCAAAGGTTCGCCTTGAGTAAGGAGAACCTCAAGTCTATCACCCTTCTCTAGTTTTGAAAGGGCAAGTTTTGTTTTTACAAATGTCATGGGACAATGTTCCTTTGTTATATCGAGTACAGTGTTCATGTTTTCCTCCCATTTTAGCTTATAAATAAAATTTCTCCACCCTTTGCAATTTCCAGAAACTTAGCCACACCAAGTACTTCTTTTATCTGTGGTATAAAATCAGCCAACTTTATTCCGAGTATTATCATCGACATTTCGCAGGCATAAAAATTTACCCCAAGTTCTATAGAAGCATTTATTAATTCTTCAAGGGTGGCAACGTTTCTATTCTTCATCAAGTAGGTCATCAGTTTTGGGGAAACCCCTCCAAAGTTGAGCCTGCTTAAGGGTAAATTTTTTCTTCCCCCCATTAGAAAATTAAACATTTTTGCAAGAATTCCTTTACCAATTGGACTTCTCACTTTTTTTTTCTTTATTATATTAAAACCCCAAAATGTAAAAAATAGGTTCACTTCATACCCTACAGCGGCGGCTCCACTGGCTATCGTAAATATCGCGATAGCTTTATCGAAATCCCCACTAAAGCAAACTATAGAAATCTTCTTTTGATTTTCCATATCTTACTCCTTTTTGGCGATATCACAAACCACATCTGCTTCATCAAAAAGTTCGGTGATGGTGGGCTTTTCCCCACAGAGGCGACATTTTTTTTGTTTCGAGAGTTTAATCTTTCGAAAGAGAAATGTCTTAGCATCAAAGGTAAGAAGTGTATTGGTAAGCAGCTCACCGAAACCTATGATGAATTTGAGAGCCTCTGTAGCTTGAATGGTTCCCAGGATACCTGCAACACTTCCAAGAATTCCTGCTTGAGAGCAGGTAGGGACAGCATTTGGAGGGGGAGGGGCATCAAAAATACAGCGGTAACATGCGGATTCTCCCGGAAGAATGGTCATCGTTTGCCCAAGAAATCTCAGTATTCCTCCGTGAGAAAGGGGTTTTTTTTCGAAGTAACAGGCATCATTAATCAGAAATTTTGACCTGAAGTTGTCTGTCCCATCAATAACAAAATCGTACTTTCTTATTATTTCTCGAATGTTTTCAGAGGTCAAGAGGACATTGTAGGTTTCTACTTCTACAGTAGGATTTAAAGCGAGAATTTTTTCTTTTGCTGATAACGTTTTAGGTTTTCCTATATCGGGAGTAAAATGAATGATCTGCCTTTGAAGGTTTGTAAGATCAACTTTATCAAAATCCACGATGCCAAGTCTCCCCACTCCTGCCGCGGCAAGGTAAAGAAGAATAGGTGAACCTAAACCTCCGGCTCCGATGACAAGGATGCTCGCTTCTCGTATTTTTTGTTGTCCTTCTATCCCTACTTCTTGCAAAAGGATATTTCTACTGTATCGTTCGAGAAAACTCTCGTCAAAATTTATATTCATATAACCTCCAATGCCTGGATTATGTCTTCATAGATATCTTCTACATCTTCGATTCCTACGGCTATACGCACCATCTCTTCACTTACCCCGAGTTCTTTTCTTTTTTGGGGAGGGTATTCACAGAAAATAGTAGAGGCTGGATGGATGATAAGGGTTTTATTATCATGAAGGTTGGTGGCTTTTCGTATAAGTTTGAGATTGTCTATAAACGTGAAACATGCTTCTTTACTTGGGAGCTCGAGTGTGAAAAGAGAACCATACCATCCTTTGAGATATTTTTTCGCATTTTTAAAGTAGCGACTATCCTCCAACCCAGGGTAGTTTACATTTTTGATTTTTGGGTGACCAATGAGTCTTTGGGCTAAAATCAATGCGTTCGAGCAGCTTTTTTCAACCCTCAGAGGAAGTGTCTCCATTCCCAAAAGCTGGAGGTAAGCGTTGTGAGGAGAAAGGCAAACCCCTGTGTTACGATGAACTTCACGTTTCAACCTTACCAGGAGAGCATTTTTGCCGTATTTTTGGGCTTCATCCGAGAGAAACCTATTGTAAGAGTAGTCGTAATTTCCGTAGTCGAGAATAGCCCCTCCGATGGTAGTAGCGCCGCCTGAAATATACTTGGTAGTAGAAATAACCTCAATGTTGATACCCCATTCTCTGGAAGAAAAGAGGTAAAAGGTGGCCAGGGTATTATCCAGAAGGGTAAGAAGACGATATCGTGAAGCAATATTAACGATACTCTCGATATCAAAAATAGCGAGTTGAGGGTTGGTAATGGTTTCGAGATAGATTGCCACCGTATTTTCATCAATTGCTTTTTCGATTTGCTCTGGGTTATGAAAGTCAATATATTTTACGCTAAGTCCAAATCTTTTAAGGGTTTTTTCAAAAAGAGAGTAGGTGTTTCCAAAAAGATAGGGTGAAGAAAGAATGTTTGCTTCTTTACCACTTATGGAAAGAAGGACAGCAGTAATGGCCGCCATTCCTGAAGAGGTGGACACTACTCCATACGCGTCGGATACTGTGGCAAGTCTTCTCTCAAATTCGGATACCGTAGGATTGGAAATCCGGGAATACGAATGAGCAAGTGTTCTACCGAGAAAGGCATTTTCTATATCTTTGGCAGAGTTGAATTCAAAGGCCACACTGTCATAAATAGGAAATTTCAAGCTTCCATGAGGATCAGGGTTAGGAAAATCCCCGTGAATAATCTTTGTAGAAATTCTCATTTACTTTCCTCCACCAATGAAATATAAAAATTCCACTTCGTCTCCTTCTTTCAAAGAAGTAGTGGAATAGTTGACTTTGTCAACGAATTGTCCATTGAGTTGCACACTTACTACGTCAGGATTTTTTACTTTTTCAATTTCAAGTAATTCAGTAATGTTGAGGCTTTTGTTAGCGTATTCTTTTTTTTCTCCATTGATCACAAGATGCATAGTATACCTCCTTAATATTCTATAATTTCTATAGATTTTATAGGAATTATATATGTTTATTATAAGCGAACTTTTTTCTTTTGTCAAGGGAGCTTGGGGATTTTTAAAAAATTTTTCAAAGCTTTACCCAAACATACTCATCAACTTTCACCTCATAAACCTTTAACTTACCAATACCTTCATTTGAACATTCTCCCGTTTTCATATCAAAAGAGTAAAGATGGATGGGGCAGGTTATTTTCCCATTTCCTATTATTGCCTCTTCTATGGGTCCTTTTTCATGGGGACATATTGCTGAGGTTACAAAAATGTCTCCACTTCTATCTTTAAAGACAACAATTTTTTCATCATTGATGGTAAAGGTGAGTCTATCAGGAGTTTTTAGTTTTCTTGTTTCGATTAATTGAACGTAATTACTTCCTTCTTTTCTTTCCCTGATTTCTGGAATTTCTTCTGGTTGCGTTTCTTGCCATGGATCTTTATAATTAGCAAGTGTCTCTTTGATACTTTTTTGTAATTCTTTTCTTATCGAAACGTTTTCGATTACATCCTCTTTTATTTTTTCAAGGCCGATTCTTTCCACAAAGTAGCTCGTTCTTTCAAGGTAATTTGCATTTTTTCTATAATATTCAATGAATGCATCACAAAAATCAAAAACCTCTTCTTCCGTCTTAACAGTTGTAATTTTCTTACCTACAAATACTTTTGCTCCCCCATTACCTCCGACGTAAATATCCCAGCCACCTTCTATAGCAACTATGCCAATATCTTTTATGGTTGCTTCAGCACAGTTTCTCGGGCAGCCACTTACTCCCATTTTGAGTTTTGCTGGATTCATTAAACCAGAGTATCTTTCGGCAATCTTTTTACCGAGTGAAATCGAATCGTTAAGCCCATATCTACAGAAATCACTTCCTACACAAGTTTTACATGCTCTAAAAGTCTTTGTAAATGCATGACCACAAGGCATATTCAGTTCATCCCAGACTTTTTTTAAATCTTTTTTCTTAATTGTGTATAATCCAATTCTATCCGATCCTGTAATTTTTATAATAGCATTATACTTTTCTGCCACTTGAGCAATCCTTTTTAATTCTTCTGGCTTTATGACTCCTCCAAAGACAGCGGGAATTACACTGTATGTTCCCTCTTTTTGTATATTTCCATAATATCTATCATTTGGATGTCTTGCATCATTCTCTATTTCATAGTCACCCTTCCAGATATAGTTTAACAAGAAATCAAGTCCCATCTGGGTCTTCGCATCATTTTTGGAACCTTCGATAGAATTTAAAACTTTACTTACCGATTTCAAATTGTTTTTTACAATATACTCTGTAAGCTCTTCTCTTGTCATAGGAATTCCCGGCACAAAGTATTTTTCAGCTGGATCTTCTCTTAACTCTCCAACTACGGAAACAAGAAGAGCTTTAATCTTATTCTTACAATTTCCACAACCCGTTCCAGCACGTGTAGCATTCATTACTTTATAAAGAGTATCATTTCCATTCCTTATAGCTTCTCTAATTTTACCCGCAGATACACCATTACAATCACATATTTGGAGACTTTCTGGCCAACTTTCAGCCTCCATTATCATCTCTGAAGCCCTACTACCTGGGAATAGTATATCTGCTCTATTTGTCGGAAGTGGCATTTTTGTACTATAATATATAGAAATAGCATCAATATTTAAATCATCACCTACAAAGTTAGCACCGATAAGTTTATTCTCCCGTATAATCAGTTTCTTAAAGATTAAATTATGCTCATCAACATAATAAACAACTTCATCGCCATTTTCTTCAGAAAATTTTCCCATACTTATAACCGGAATATCAGATTTTAACCTGGTTGGTGGCAATGGCGAAGGATGATATTTTAAATTATCATCTCGAGTAGCAAGATAACTTGCTAAAAGTCTTGCATGTTCATAAACCTGAGAAACAAGGCCAAAAGTCTTCCCTGCAAACTCTATACATTCTCCTATCGCAAAGATGTCTGGATCATTGGTTCTTAAATGTTCATCTACTAAAATACCCTTGTTATAGTTGAGGTTGCATTTTTTCGCAAGATCAAGATTGGGTTTTATTCCGCAGCTAAAGAGTACAAGATCAACTTTAAACCTCTGTCCGTCCTTAAAAATTGCCTCTTCAATTCCGGCAGTAGACCCTAAAAATTCCACTACATAATTGGAAGTTACAAACTTGATTCCTTTTTGTTCTAATTTTTTCTGTAAAAATATGCCAGCTTGTTCATAGAGTTGCATTTCCATTATGGTTGGAGTAAGATGCGAGATGATAACATTTTTTCCAAGCTGTCTTATAACAAGAGCTAGCTCTAAACCAAGAAGCCCCCCTCCTACAACCATAACGAAAGATTTTCCTTTAAGCATCTCTTTTAATTTATATACATCATCAAGTGTTCGCATCGCAAAAATCCCGGGCAAATCAAGTCCTTTCACAGGTGGAATAAAGGGGTATGAGCCTGTGGCCAGGACAAGTATATCGTATGGAATATTTTCCCCATACGATGTGGTGACAACTTTTTTCTTTCTATCAATATCAACTACCTCAGTATTGAGTAAAAGATTGATGTTTCTTTCCTCATACCATTCGAGAGAATTTAAGAAAAAATTATCGGGGACTTCATCTTTTAAAAGATAAATAAGTTTTGTTCTATCGTAGGTTGGTTCTTTTTCTTTGCTTATCACAGTAATTTTGAATTTTTTAATATCCAATTCCTCACAAAGCTTTGCAGAAGCCATACCTCCGCCAATAATTACAACCCTTTCCATAAACTTCCTCCTAGTTTTTTCTCAGTGAGATTAAATAATAAGAAAAAGCCAAAATAACGCCAGCGATAGTATTACCAATGGTTACCCAGAGGAGATTGTAGAAAAATCCTCCCCAGCTCAAACTCTTTTGAAAAACACCCATGCCCAACAGACTCATGTTTGCGATTGAATGTTCAAAACCAGAACCTATAAATCCAAAGAGGCACCAAAAGATCAAAAAGATTTTTGCACTATCTTCTTTTGTTCTCCCACTCATCCATATTGCAAGACAAACAAGTAAATTACACAAAAAACCCCTTATTAAAAGGGGTAGAATTGGCAAACTCCCTTTGGCAAGAGAAACCTTTTCAAGGAGTAGATCAAAGCTATTGAGAGAACCTGAAACATAAACAAGATAGGCAATAAAGAGACTCCCTATGAGATTGCCAATATAAGAAACTATCCACACAAGGATAAGGTCTAAAAATTTTACATTTCTATTCACAACCCCAAAAGTCATAATCATTGTATTGCCAGTATAAAGTTCAGAACCTGCAAATATTACGAGGGTGAGGGCAATTCCAAAAGAAATACCCATTATAAATTTTAAAAAAGGACTATTCTCCA
This sequence is a window from Thermospira aquatica. Protein-coding genes within it:
- a CDS encoding sulfurtransferase TusA family protein translates to MNTVLDITKEHCPMTFVKTKLALSKLEKGDRLEVLLTQGEPLDNVPRSCEEQGYRVISIEDMGQGIFKVTIEK
- a CDS encoding sulfurtransferase TusA family protein; this encodes MVGYRIPEKLVTEIEELETFIQKKTREEIDPVKFRAKRVAFGIYEQRISDTYMIRVRCPAGLITPSQMKIIAKVAKKYGSGRVHITTRQEIQIHSIEDISKVPEILRELYAAGLSTRGGGGNTVRNIVAPADSGINEKEVFDVTPYAISLTEIMIRHDNSWNLPRKFKINFSSYEADNGYAKIADVGFIAKQKEGAKGFEVYTAGGMGAKSAPAKKFLDFILAEEVGYVAEAIKRLFFHHGNRKNRHKARLRFLWEEIGGEKFKTLFDSYYEEVKKDDNFIIKPVEIENKAENIPIQSKSLQPQEKKDFEKWKERFVFPQKQKDLYAIKYPLLLGDIDSDLFEKTANFLSNYGENVIRLTTMQDILVRNIPQDALPQFYLFYKENFSTIPYFTTHTTVCAGADTCKLGLCLSRELAKEVLSRLENFKEKIKDTQFPIIRISGCPNACGQHWLGDIGFYGFAARKDDKLYPAYYVLAGHRNTPEGLYFAQKVGEISARDLPHFLASLLEIYSRNLDNHENFTHFFENNKETIKNLLHRYTVPSFREDKNYYFDWGSDTLFSLVERSTGECSAGFFDFIEKDLEKIREFREKVETTENKEELVLFIKELAYYSSRMLLITRGVEAENFKDIVKAFITHFIESGYIDEKFKNFLNIILTEDKSEVIQLKNEIIELSEKVKKLYDAMDSNFQFHIESKNKISSSQMQEKILTETKEEKKERKRIKDLRGVACPMNFVKTKLELSLMKAGEILEIYLDEGEPIQNVPGSVKEEGHEIVSVEKREGQYYSVLIRKK
- a CDS encoding Mov34/MPN/PAD-1 family protein — encoded protein: MQNLFSGIIVSFREGLEAFLILILIFRFLEKTNNKHLTREVIYGFVSSILFSLFLGFFLFIINLQVKRIDEFGKFWESLASLVAVSLIISFIRWMINHGSEIKKYVENKASLHLSPGGIFLVSFFLVAREGVEIVLFSFAGQYHWLSIFIGILLALFLSVAVYFSIMKVKIETILAITLVYLIIQAGYLAGYGVHEMLASLKTLHLIDKHHPLLIKVFDLSSTILDHKQGLFGLPLNILLGWYSKPEWLQFILHYTIVFSLFGYWFFKSKNKENILFLSKDVYNKIIQHARRDLPLEACGYMAGKENTITEVFEMTNIDKSSEHFSFDPKEQFDVHKKVRNMGLKIIGVYHSHPSTPARMSEEDRKLAYDKSLLYAIVSLSTRKPIFKIFRLEEETPKEEKYKLI
- a CDS encoding PLP-dependent transferase, with the translated sequence MRISTKIIHGDFPNPDPHGSLKFPIYDSVAFEFNSAKDIENAFLGRTLAHSYSRISNPTVSEFERRLATVSDAYGVVSTSSGMAAITAVLLSISGKEANILSSPYLFGNTYSLFEKTLKRFGLSVKYIDFHNPEQIEKAIDENTVAIYLETITNPQLAIFDIESIVNIASRYRLLTLLDNTLATFYLFSSREWGINIEVISTTKYISGGATTIGGAILDYGNYDYSYNRFLSDEAQKYGKNALLVRLKREVHRNTGVCLSPHNAYLQLLGMETLPLRVEKSCSNALILAQRLIGHPKIKNVNYPGLEDSRYFKNAKKYLKGWYGSLFTLELPSKEACFTFIDNLKLIRKATNLHDNKTLIIHPASTIFCEYPPQKRKELGVSEEMVRIAVGIEDVEDIYEDIIQALEVI
- the nirB gene encoding nitrite reductase large subunit NirB, which codes for MERVVIIGGGMASAKLCEELDIKKFKITVISKEKEPTYDRTKLIYLLKDEVPDNFFLNSLEWYEERNINLLLNTEVVDIDRKKKVVTTSYGENIPYDILVLATGSYPFIPPVKGLDLPGIFAMRTLDDVYKLKEMLKGKSFVMVVGGGLLGLELALVIRQLGKNVIISHLTPTIMEMQLYEQAGIFLQKKLEQKGIKFVTSNYVVEFLGSTAGIEEAIFKDGQRFKVDLVLFSCGIKPNLDLAKKCNLNYNKGILVDEHLRTNDPDIFAIGECIEFAGKTFGLVSQVYEHARLLASYLATRDDNLKYHPSPLPPTRLKSDIPVISMGKFSEENGDEVVYYVDEHNLIFKKLIIRENKLIGANFVGDDLNIDAISIYYSTKMPLPTNRADILFPGSRASEMIMEAESWPESLQICDCNGVSAGKIREAIRNGNDTLYKVMNATRAGTGCGNCKNKIKALLVSVVGELREDPAEKYFVPGIPMTREELTEYIVKNNLKSVSKVLNSIEGSKNDAKTQMGLDFLLNYIWKGDYEIENDARHPNDRYYGNIQKEGTYSVIPAVFGGVIKPEELKRIAQVAEKYNAIIKITGSDRIGLYTIKKKDLKKVWDELNMPCGHAFTKTFRACKTCVGSDFCRYGLNDSISLGKKIAERYSGLMNPAKLKMGVSGCPRNCAEATIKDIGIVAIEGGWDIYVGGNGGAKVFVGKKITTVKTEEEVFDFCDAFIEYYRKNANYLERTSYFVERIGLEKIKEDVIENVSIRKELQKSIKETLANYKDPWQETQPEEIPEIRERKEGSNYVQLIETRKLKTPDRLTFTINDEKIVVFKDRSGDIFVTSAICPHEKGPIEEAIIGNGKITCPIHLYSFDMKTGECSNEGIGKLKVYEVKVDEYVWVKL
- the thiS gene encoding sulfur carrier protein ThiS gives rise to the protein MHLVINGEKKEYANKSLNITELLEIEKVKNPDVVSVQLNGQFVDKVNYSTTSLKEGDEVEFLYFIGGGK
- a CDS encoding DsrE/DsrF/DrsH-like family protein, which produces MENQKKISIVCFSGDFDKAIAIFTIASGAAAVGYEVNLFFTFWGFNIIKKKKVRSPIGKGILAKMFNFLMGGRKNLPLSRLNFGGVSPKLMTYLMKNRNVATLEELINASIELGVNFYACEMSMIILGIKLADFIPQIKEVLGVAKFLEIAKGGEILFIS
- a CDS encoding formate/nitrite transporter family protein, producing MYFENVNFFSDLSKKKVELLKKNFLGYLISSMLAGLYVGFGIVLILSIGGQLFLENSPFLKFIMGISFGIALTLVIFAGSELYTGNTMIMTFGVVNRNVKFLDLILVWIVSYIGNLIGSLFIAYLVYVSGSLNSFDLLLEKVSLAKGSLPILPLLIRGFLCNLLVCLAIWMSGRTKEDSAKIFLIFWCLFGFIGSGFEHSIANMSLLGMGVFQKSLSWGGFFYNLLWVTIGNTIAGVILAFSYYLISLRKN
- a CDS encoding HesA/MoeB/ThiF family protein, which gives rise to MNFDESFLERYSRNILLQEVGIEGQQKIREASILVIGAGGLGSPILLYLAAAGVGRLGIVDFDKVDLTNLQRQIIHFTPDIGKPKTLSAKEKILALNPTVEVETYNVLLTSENIREIIRKYDFVIDGTDNFRSKFLINDACYFEKKPLSHGGILRFLGQTMTILPGESACYRCIFDAPPPPNAVPTCSQAGILGSVAGILGTIQATEALKFIIGFGELLTNTLLTFDAKTFLFRKIKLSKQKKCRLCGEKPTITELFDEADVVCDIAKKE
- a CDS encoding cation transporter, translated to MSILFGNIAKSVALVSFGLDSFAESLSGFVILWRFYGSHNMSAEENEKKEKQAITLVGWTFFIFGAYVLVDVIKKLVFKEIPQPTAGGLTILILSLLIMPILYYQKYKTGKLLQSKSLIGDSKETLACIFLSAIILIGLGTNYLWGIWQLDPFLALLVSLFLFREGYHIVREKDACSC